The genomic region TTGACTCGATCGTCCAGCCCGGCGTCATGGATCAGCATCGCCGCTTCGACCTTCGGCGCTTCGGCGGGGTCGGGAGCAGGTCCGTAATAGGGAACGCCGGCGTCCAGCTTGTCGCCGGCCGCGACCGCCAGCCGGTTGACGAACCCACCGCCCCAGCAGAATCCGACGGCGCCGACCTTTCCGCCCCGGCTCGATTTCGAGAGCTCATCGATTATAGCAACCGCGTCCGACACGGACTTGGCGAGGTCGAGCTTGCCGATCGCGTCGCGCGCTGCATCCTCGTTGGACGGCGTGCCGCCGGAGGGCGAGAGGAAGTCGGCAGCCACCCCCCGGTAGCCGGCAAGCGCAATTCGGCGAGTGACGTCGCGGATATGCTCGTTGAGGCCGCGGTTCTCGTGGATGACGATCACGGTGGGCTTCAGCGAACGCGTGCGCGGTTCGGCGACGTAGGCGCTGTAACCGTTGGCGAGCTTCTGCACGCGCGTCGTCAGCCGCTTGTCGTCGGCCGGGACAATCGCAGCAGCGGCAGGGGAGGCGGCGATCGATCCGATCAGCGCTTCGGCCGCGGCGACGCTCCCGGCAATGGCAGCCATCCGGCGAATGAAGACACGACGGTCCATGCCCTCATGGGTGAAGCGGTCATAGAGGTCGATCGCCTGGTGGCGGGTCTGCGGGTCCATGGCGCTACGCCGGCTGCGGCTGGGCGGGCTGCATCTGTGCCTGTGCGCGATCGTCGGTTTCGGTCGCGCGCTTATAAGCGTCCCGAGTGGTCAGCCGGTCGCGGTATCGAAGGAAGCTGTCCTTCTCCGGAAGCATTCCGAACTGCAGCGGGAACATGACCTGCGAGCCGACATAGACGTCGGCGGCCGTGAAGCGATCGCCACAGACATAGTTGCGGTGGCTGAACAGCTCATCGAGCAAGGCGACGACTTTGTCGAAATTGCCATAGCCGAACATGCGCTCACGCTCGGGCGTCGGGACCCAGCCCATGGCCTGGTTCGAAACCGCGGCCTCGACCGGGCCGGCGGCATAGAAGAGCCACCTATAATAATCGGCCTTTTCGTCGTCGCGAGGGCCAAGTCCCGCTCCGGGAAAGACATCGGCGAGATAGGCGCAGATCGCCGCGCATTCGGTGACGACATGGCTGCGGTGCTTGATTGCGGGCACCTTGCCCATCGGGTTGACCGCCAGATAGCGCTCGCTCTTCATCTGGTCATAGCCGATGATTTCGGTGTCGTAGGGCTGGCCGACCTCCTCGAGCATCCAGCGGACGATCCGTCCGCGCGACTGCGGATTGGTGTAGAAAACCAGATCGGACATGGCAGGCCTCCTGTCAGCTCTCGTCCAGCGACTCCTGGAGCATTTCGAGCATACAGCGCAGGGCCTTGATTCGCACCGGGCCGCGGCCGGCGGGCCCGAAATGTTCGACGCGCTGGCGCGTCGCTTGGCCGCGGCGGGCAAGCGCCATGTGGACCAGGCCCTCCTCGTGCCCATCGCCAGCGGGTCCGGCAAAGCCGGTCACGCCGAGCGCGACGTCGGAGCACGAGCGTTCGAGTGCGCCTTCGGCCATCGCCCGGGCGACCGCTTCCGACACGGCATCGTTATTGTCGAGAAGGCCGCGATCGATCCCGAGCAGCTCGGCTTTCGAATCCTTGGTGTAGGTGACGAAGCCGCGTTCGAAGCCGTGGCCCGCGCCCTCGATGTCGGTCAGAAGCGCGGCAAGCATTCCGCCGGTGCAGCTTTCCGCGGTCGCAATCTTCCAGCCTCGGTCGCACAACGCGTGCATCAGGCGCTCCGCCCGCTCATCCAGGTCGTCCGGAAGAGCGGGCTCGAGCGTTTCGCTCATCCGCGATCGCCTTTCGCCGGCGGCGGAGTGACCGAAGCGGCAGGAGCGGCCGTCTCGCCGCGCTCGGCGGCGGTGCGGTCGCGGGCCGCTCGGAACTCGCTGTCCGG from Sphingomonas anseongensis harbors:
- a CDS encoding dienelactone hydrolase family protein, encoding MDPQTRHQAIDLYDRFTHEGMDRRVFIRRMAAIAGSVAAAEALIGSIAASPAAAAIVPADDKRLTTRVQKLANGYSAYVAEPRTRSLKPTVIVIHENRGLNEHIRDVTRRIALAGYRGVAADFLSPSGGTPSNEDAARDAIGKLDLAKSVSDAVAIIDELSKSSRGGKVGAVGFCWGGGFVNRLAVAAGDKLDAGVPYYGPAPDPAEAPKVEAAMLIHDAGLDDRVNRTSFPWVEALRATGKTVRFYLYDGANHAFNNDTSVERYDKAAATLAWGRTVAFFKRHLA
- a CDS encoding glutathione S-transferase family protein; this translates as MSDLVFYTNPQSRGRIVRWMLEEVGQPYDTEIIGYDQMKSERYLAVNPMGKVPAIKHRSHVVTECAAICAYLADVFPGAGLGPRDDEKADYYRWLFYAAGPVEAAVSNQAMGWVPTPERERMFGYGNFDKVVALLDELFSHRNYVCGDRFTAADVYVGSQVMFPLQFGMLPEKDSFLRYRDRLTTRDAYKRATETDDRAQAQMQPAQPQPA
- a CDS encoding CinA family protein, which translates into the protein MSETLEPALPDDLDERAERLMHALCDRGWKIATAESCTGGMLAALLTDIEGAGHGFERGFVTYTKDSKAELLGIDRGLLDNNDAVSEAVARAMAEGALERSCSDVALGVTGFAGPAGDGHEEGLVHMALARRGQATRQRVEHFGPAGRGPVRIKALRCMLEMLQESLDES